The sequence below is a genomic window from Candidatus Hydrogenedentota bacterium.
CCCCTAGGGCCTGCGCGATGCAGGCCTCGCCCGCGGCGCGGGTTTCCGGGCTGCCGTAGTGGACCAGGAACTCCATGAAGGTGCTCAGGGCGTTCACGCCGCAGTAGCTCTTGATGAGCCCCGGCTTCGCCAGGTCCATGAAGTCGGCGCCCGTGCGGCCCATGCGGTAGCACCCGGTGCAGAAGGACGGGATGTAGCCCAGCTCCGCCACGTCGCGGATCACCTCGTCCACCGGACGGTGGTCGCCGAGGGAGAACTGGCTGGCGTCGAACTTCTCCTCCTCGCAGTAGCCGCCGGGGTTCGTGCGGCTGCCCGCGGAGATCTGGGACACGCCGAGGGCGAGGGTCTCGCGCCGCATTTCGGGGGTCTCGCGGGTGCTCATGATCATGCCGGTGTAGGGCACGGCGAGGCGCAGGATGGCGACCAGCTTGCGGAAGTCGTCGTCGCTGACGGGGTGGGGCGGGTTGTAGGACATGTCGGCGCCGACGGCGGGCTCGATGCGGGGCACGCTGATGGTGTGGCATCCGACGCCGAAGCGCTTTTCCAGGTGCGCGATGTGCTGCATGAGGGCCATGGCCTCGAAGCGCCAGTCGTACAGGCCGAACAGGACGCCCATGCCGATGTCGTCAATGCCGGCCTCCATGGCGCGGCCGGGCGCGGAGACGCGCCAGTCGTAGTCGCTCTTGCGGCCCGACACGTGCACCTGGGCGTAGGTGGGCCGGTGGTAGGTTTCCTGGAAGAGCTGGTAGGTGCCGATCTTTTTGGCGTGGAGGGCTTTGAACTCCTCCACCGTGAGCGGCGCGAGGTTCACGTTGACCCGGCGCACCTCGCCGTTGCCGTGCTTGACGGAGTAGATGGTGTCTATGCACTTGAAGATGTAGTCCAGCCCGTCCTCCTCGGGGTAGGACTCGCCGGCCACCAGCAGGATGCGCTTCTGGCCCTGGTCAATGATGTTCCGGGTCTCCTGCGCCACCTCCTCCTGCGTGAGCGCCCGGCGGGTCACCGCCGGGTTGTCGCTGCGGAAGGCGCAGTACTTGCACACGTTCTTGCAGAGGTTGGACACGTAGAGGGGGGCGAACATGACGATGCGCCGCCCGTAAATCTCCTCCTTCACCTTCCGGGCCGCCGCGAAGAGCCGCTCCAGCAGCTCCGGATCCGTCACGGTGGTTAGGCAGCCGACCTCCTCCTCATTGAGCCCCTTCATCTCCAGCGCCTTGTCCAGCACCTCGCCGACCCGCGCGGGATCGGGCTCCCCGGCGGCGATGGCCGCCTCAATGCGCGCGACATCCAGGGGGACGGTCTCCGAAAACACACCCATGGCGATGAATCCTTAGAGTAATGCGGGCGGGGAAACATGACGAGCCAACCCCGGGCGCGATTGGACCTCGATTATAGCAACATTCGCCTGAGAGGAATCATTCCGGGCAAGTTCAGCCGCTGCGGGGACTTCCGGAGCGCCCCCCCGCCGGGAATACAGGCACCGGCGCGGCGTGTCTCTGGGGCAGAGGAAATGACCATGAACACCCCGGCCAAATGGATGCTCGCAGCGGCGGTCTTGATGTCCGTCGCGGGGTGGGGCGCGTCCCAGGAGAACGGCATGCGACCCTTGACCCCTGAGGAGGAGCACGTCATCGTGCAAAAGGGGACCGAGCGCCCCTTCACCGGGAAATATTACCGCCACACCGAGGCGGGCACCTACACCTGCCGGCGCTGTGGCGCGCCGTTGTACCTGTCCCAGAGCAAATTCGACGCGGGCTGCGGCTGGCCGAGTTTTGACGACGAGATCCCCGGCGCGGTGACGCGAAAGCCCGACGAGGACGGCATGCGCACGGAGATCCTGTGCGCGAAATGCGGCGGGCACCTCGGTCATGTGTTCCTGGGCGAGAATTTTACCCCCAAGAACACTCGGCACTGTGTGAACTCGGTATCCCTCGACTTCGTGCCGCAGGGCGCGGATCAGGCCGCGCCGCAGGCAGTTCCGCAGCCTGTGGTCGCGGGCCCCCAGCGCGCGATTTTCGCCGGTGGGTGTTTCTGGGGCGTGGAGTACTATTTCCAGAACGCTCCGGGCGTGATTTCAACCCGCGTGGGATACATCGGCGGCGGCAAGCCCAACCCCACCTACGAGGAGGTGTGCAACCACGGCACCGGCCATGCCGAGGCGCTGGAGGTGGTGTTTGACCCGGCCAAGACCACTTTCGAGGCCCTCGCGCGGCTCTTCTTCGAGATACACGATCCCACCCAGGTCAACCGCCAGGGGCCCGACATCGGCGACCAGTACCGGTCCGTCGTGTTCTACCTCGACGATGCCCAGCGGCAGACCGCCGAGCACCTGATCGGCCTGCTGCGCGAAAAGGGCTTCAACGTGGCCACGCAGGTCGTCCCCGCCGGGGAGTTCTGGCCCGCCGAGGACTACCACCAGCAGTACTACCAGAAAAAGGGGTCCACCCCCTACTGCCACGTCCGCGTCAAGCGCTTCTGACCCCGCCTTTCCGGGTTCCGCATGTTCGGCGTCTCCACGGTGAATCCCCTCCGATGGGCCCGCCCCGCCGCCGGTGTGCTATGATATTTTGATGCGAACCCGGTCTTGAGGACGCCCCCGATCCGGCACGGTGCCGCGCGCGGGGGCGTGTTTTTCATGGAGTGCCGTTGCCGTGATGGATGAGGTGAGAAAACCCCGGCTGACCGAGGTGGTGGCGATGAAGTCCCTGCTGGACGAGGCCGCCGCCGCGGGTCAGGTGCTGCCCCGGCAGCTCCCGGAACTGTACGAGAACGTGCGCGATTTCCACGTCCACGCCGACGACAGCGGCGTGGGCGGCCTGGTGGCGCTGCACATTGACATGGTGGACCTGGCGGAGGTGCGGTCGCTGGCGGTGCGCCCGGACCTGCGGGGGCGCGGCATCGGCCGGCGGCTGGTGGAGGCGGTGCTCGCGGAGGCGTCTGACCTGCACATCACGCGGGTCTACGCCTTCACCCGGATGCCGGAGTTCTTCAAGAGCCTCGGCTTTGCCGTGGTGGACCGGGCCGAGCTGCCGTACAAGGTGTACAAGGATTGCCAGCGCTGCCCGCTGTATCCCAACTGTGACGAAATCGCCGTGGCGCGGCGGCTTGACGCCCCCGAAGCCGCGCAGGGAATGGAGGTAATGCCATCATGAACACATGCACGGGAACGCTCGGTTTTCTGGGGTTTGGCAACATGGGCCTCGCCATTGCGGCGGGTCTGCTGGACCGCAAGGTCTATCCGGCGAAACGCATCCTGGTGTTTGACCCCGAATCGGCCCGGCAGGCGGCGGCGCGGGAAATGGGCCTGCGGGTGGTGGAGACGCCGCGGGAGCTGGCGGCGGCGGCGGACACGCTGATGTTCGCCGTGAAGCCCCAGGTGTGGCGCGCGGCGGCGGAGTCTCTCGCCTCGGCGCTCCGGGGGGACGCGCTCGTCCTCTCCATCATGGCGGGCGTGCCCATTGCGGCGCTGCGCGCGGCCCTGGGCGGGAAGGCCAAGGTCATCCGCATCATGCCCAACACCCCGGCGATGGTGCGGGCGGGCGCTGCGGGCATCGCCCCGGGCCCCGGATGCGGCGAGGCCGACGCAGACCTTGCGCGGACGGTTTTCGAGGCCGTGGGCGTCGCGGAAATTGTGAAGGAAAAGGACCTGGACGCCATCACCGCCCTCAGCGGGAGCGGGCCGGCGTATTTCTTTCTGCTGGTGGAGTGCCTGACGAAGGCGGCGGTGGCCGAGGGGCTGGACGAGGCGGTGGCGGCGCGGCTGGCCGCGCAGACGGCGCTCGGCGCGGGGCGGCTGCTTGCGGAGTCGGGCGAGCCGGCCTCCGTGCTCCGGGAACGGGTCACCTCCAAAGGCGGCACCACCTTCGCCGCCCTGGAGACTTTCCGCGCCCGCAACTTCGAGGAGACCGTGCTGGCGGCGGTGCAGGCTGCCGCGGCGCGTTCAAGGGAACTCGGGAAATAGCGCCTGTCCGCCGTCGGGGACGGGTGCAGCCGGGTGCGGCGGCGCCGCAACCGGGAAAGGAGCGGCCATGGGACGGTTTGCACTGGCGGTTCTTCTGGTGTCGGGCTGCTGCGCCGCCTTCGGCGCGGGGGCACCCCTCTCCGGGGTCTATCTGCACCCCGTGGAGTACGCGGACGCGCCGGGGTCCGCGGAGGAGCGGGCGGCCCTGGTGGACGCCGCGCTGGACAAGGTGGCCGCCTGCGGGTTCACCACCCTCATCCCCTACGCCAACACCTCGGCGGGGCGGGACTTTTGGCCTTCCGGGGCGCCGGAAACCTCGGCGGGGGGGGACTGGGACGCGCTGGGGGTGCTGGCGGAGAAGGCGCGGGCGCGGGGGCTCCGGGTCATGCCCGGCTTCTGCCTGCTGATATCGGGGCATGAGGAGCCGCGCGGGATTCTTACGGCGCACCCCGAGTGGGCGCTGCGCGCCGCCGACGGCAAACCGCAGGGATACATTTCCCCCGCCAACCCCGCGGCGCGCGCGTGGGTGGTGGCCCACCTGCGGAGCATGGTGGAGCACATCCGGCCGGACGGGGTCATGCTGGACTACCTGCGCTATCCGAGCCAGGGGAACATCCGCCTGGACCCGGAGGGGGAAAAAATGTTTGACAGCCAGGCGCCGGAGGGGGAGACGCCCGCAGCGCGCAAGGCCCGGTTCCAGCAGTTCAAGGAGGACGCGATCACGGCCCTCATGACCGAGCTGAACGCCATGCTCCGCGAGACCGTCCCCGGCATCCGCACCGGCCTCTACACCTGGGGCGCCAGCGTGGCGTCCGGAAGCCCCGTCGGCCAGTGCTGGCCGCGCTGGGTGCGTGCGGGCATGCTGGACGTGCTGAACGTCTCGGGCTACTGCTACACGGAAAACTACGGCGAGAAGTACATGGAGGTCTTTGAGACGCGCCTGCGCGACGCGGCGGCGCTGGCCCGCGAGGCGGGCGGCAAGGTCGAGCTGACCTTCGCCCTCGGCGTGGTCACCAGCCACGGCGGGGTGAAGAAGCCGGAGGAGATCGGGGAGTACCTTGCCGTCGCACGGAAGGCGGGGTATGACGGCGTGGCGGCCTTTGCCTGGCGGACCATGGAGAAGTACACCGACGACGCCGCGCGCGCTGGGTGGTTCAAGCTGTCCCCCGCGCCCGGGGACACGGGCAAATGACCCGGATTTCCCTTCTCTTCCTGGGGGCCGCGTCTGCGGCGGTCCTGGCCTGCGCGGGCTGCGCCCGTGATGACCCCGGGTACGAGTATCTGGATAACGGCGTCATCCGCGTGGGAATCTCCAAGACTTGGGGCGGGGCCGTCGGTTATCTGGCCGAGAGCGGGCGTCCCGAAAGGAACTACATCAACCGTCACGACAGCGGCCGGCTGGTGCAGTACTCCTATTACGGGCTGCCCCGGTCCAACGACGGCGTGTATCCCGACTGGCCGTGGAACCCCGTGGCGGGGGGCGACGGGCACGGCAACCCCTCGCGTATCCTGAGCGTCAGCAACGACGGCACGACCATTGTGGTGCGGACCAATCCCCTGGATTGGTCCGGTGACGGACGGCGGACAGGGACGGTCTTCGAGACCCGCTACACCCTGGAGGGGCGCTCGGTCCGGATACAGAACACGCTGTACAACGACGCCCAGGACCACCACTCCGGGGGACCGGGCTTTGACCAGGAAATCCCGGCGCTCTATGTGACCACGGACCTCGAAACGCTCACCTACTACGGCGGCGACGCGCCGTTCACCGGCGGGGACCTTTCGCGGGCCGAGCCGGGGCCGCCCCCCGCGGGCATGCGGCTCCAGGCCACGGAATGCTGGGTGGCCTACGTCAACGCGGCCGGGTTCGGCGTGGGGGTGTGCGTGCCCGGCGTCACCCTGATCGGAAACGCCTTCCGGTCCGGGGAGCAGGGCGTGGCGGAGGATGACGCCGCCGACACCAACTACTTCGCCTTCTGCGGCAGGTTCAACATCACGCCGCACCTGGTCCGCACGGACACCGCCTATCTGGTGCTGGGAACGCTGGACGACATCCGCGGCCTGGCGGCGGAAAGGCGCGGGGAGACGGCCCCCGTCCTTGGGAGGGTGGTTGCTAAAGACGATGCGCCCCCCTGGAAGAATCCCCTCTGGCGGGACGGGCCGGTCCAGGGGGAGAGCGTGGTGTTTGTTGAAAGAGAGGCCGGGCTTCCCCCCGCCGCCGACCTCCTGTTCAGGCCGGAGTCCCCGGTCGAGCTCTGGAGTCCCACGACCGGGGAGGTGTTTGAGGAGGGGCGTGACTTCACGGTGGACTCCCGCAGGCGCCGGCTGGTGTGGGTGGAGGGGTCCCGCGTGCCCCACACCCCTTTGGGAACGGTGTTTCCCCCGCGCGGGCAGGGGGCGCTGCCCCACCGCAACGGCCGGAACGACCTCTACTGCGCCGCCTGGCGCCCTTTTCATGACATGCAGTTGGCCGTCTCCTATGCGCACACCGGCGACTGCTGGGAAGACCTCACGGAGTATGTTCCCACCGTGGCGGATGAAACGCTGCCCCGGACTCTGGGACGGCTGCGCGCCGGGGCGGCCGTGCATGTTGTGGTGCTCGGCGACAGCATCTCGGTGGGCGCCGACGCGTCGGGGTGGTGGGGCGACCTCCCGCCTTTTCAGCCGCCGTACACCGAACTGGTCGCCGACGCCCTGCGGACGGCCTACGGGGCCGACGTCCGGCTCACCAACCTGTCCGTCGGAGGCACCACCGCCGCCTGGGGCGTGGAGCAGTCCGCGGGCGTGGCGGCGCTGGCCCCCGACCTGGTGATGGTGGCCTTCGGCATGAACGACCAGGCGGCCGGGGTGCCCGCCGGGGAGTACGGGGAGTATCTGCGCCGCATCCTGGACAGTGTCTCCGCCGCAAGCCCCGAAACGGAGTTCATCGTGGTCGCGTCCATGCCCTCCAGTCCGGAATGGGAAAACACCTCCCTGCGTCGCTTTGAGGCCTACGCCCGGGAAGTGCGGGCGCTCCAGGGGGCGGGCCGCGCGGCGGCCGACCTGACCACCATCTGGACGGCGCTGCTCACCCGGAAACCCTTTTTCGCCCTCACCGGAAACGGGGTGAACCACCCGAACGACTTCGGCCACCGCATCCAGGCGCAGGCGGTTCTTGAACTGCTCGGAGCGTTTGGCACCCCGTAGCGTCCATGGTTTAGGCGGTCTGTGAAAAGGAGGTGTGTCCATGATTCTGTGCGGAGTCCTTCTCGGCGCCGTGGCCCTGCTGACCACCGGCCAGACACCGGCCGGCGAAGCGCCCCCATCCGTTGAATCCGCCGCGCCGGGGGTGTGGAAAGTCTCCTGGGGAACCCCGGAGACGCACACCCCCGTGAGCGTCCTCGCACCTGTCCCGAGAACGGCGGCCCTCGGGGCGCTGCCGGAGGCCGCGGAACCGCCGCTGCCGCCGGAGGCGTTCCGGTTCCGCACCAACGCGCGGGGACTTGTCATCGAGATTCCGATGACCCCCTCAGAGCAGATTTTCGGCCTCGGCCTGCACCCCACCCTTTTCAACTGCACCGACACGCGCAAGGAGATGGTCGTCAACGACCACCAGGAGGACGGGGACGGATCGTCCCACGCGCCCGCGCCGTTCTATGTGTCCACGCGGGGCTACGGGGTTTTTGTGGACACGGCGCGGTATGCACGGTTCTACTGCGGCAACCTGGCCCCCGTGGCGGAGAACGCCGCCGCGCCGGACGGCGGACCGGTGGACACCACGGAGGACCTCTACCGCCACCGCGCCCTGTCGGCCAAGACCATGACCGTCGAGGTGCCCGTGGCGAAGGGCGTGGACGTGTATCTCTTCGCCGGACC
It includes:
- a CDS encoding bifunctional methionine sulfoxide reductase B/A protein; the encoded protein is MRPLTPEEEHVIVQKGTERPFTGKYYRHTEAGTYTCRRCGAPLYLSQSKFDAGCGWPSFDDEIPGAVTRKPDEDGMRTEILCAKCGGHLGHVFLGENFTPKNTRHCVNSVSLDFVPQGADQAAPQAVPQPVVAGPQRAIFAGGCFWGVEYYFQNAPGVISTRVGYIGGGKPNPTYEEVCNHGTGHAEALEVVFDPAKTTFEALARLFFEIHDPTQVNRQGPDIGDQYRSVVFYLDDAQRQTAEHLIGLLREKGFNVATQVVPAGEFWPAEDYHQQYYQKKGSTPYCHVRVKRF
- a CDS encoding SGNH/GDSL hydrolase family protein, which translates into the protein MTRISLLFLGAASAAVLACAGCARDDPGYEYLDNGVIRVGISKTWGGAVGYLAESGRPERNYINRHDSGRLVQYSYYGLPRSNDGVYPDWPWNPVAGGDGHGNPSRILSVSNDGTTIVVRTNPLDWSGDGRRTGTVFETRYTLEGRSVRIQNTLYNDAQDHHSGGPGFDQEIPALYVTTDLETLTYYGGDAPFTGGDLSRAEPGPPPAGMRLQATECWVAYVNAAGFGVGVCVPGVTLIGNAFRSGEQGVAEDDAADTNYFAFCGRFNITPHLVRTDTAYLVLGTLDDIRGLAAERRGETAPVLGRVVAKDDAPPWKNPLWRDGPVQGESVVFVEREAGLPPAADLLFRPESPVELWSPTTGEVFEEGRDFTVDSRRRRLVWVEGSRVPHTPLGTVFPPRGQGALPHRNGRNDLYCAAWRPFHDMQLAVSYAHTGDCWEDLTEYVPTVADETLPRTLGRLRAGAAVHVVVLGDSISVGADASGWWGDLPPFQPPYTELVADALRTAYGADVRLTNLSVGGTTAAWGVEQSAGVAALAPDLVMVAFGMNDQAAGVPAGEYGEYLRRILDSVSAASPETEFIVVASMPSSPEWENTSLRRFEAYAREVRALQGAGRAAADLTTIWTALLTRKPFFALTGNGVNHPNDFGHRIQAQAVLELLGAFGTP
- a CDS encoding N-acetyltransferase — protein: MDEVRKPRLTEVVAMKSLLDEAAAAGQVLPRQLPELYENVRDFHVHADDSGVGGLVALHIDMVDLAEVRSLAVRPDLRGRGIGRRLVEAVLAEASDLHITRVYAFTRMPEFFKSLGFAVVDRAELPYKVYKDCQRCPLYPNCDEIAVARRLDAPEAAQGMEVMPS
- the hydG gene encoding [FeFe] hydrogenase H-cluster radical SAM maturase HydG, encoding MGVFSETVPLDVARIEAAIAAGEPDPARVGEVLDKALEMKGLNEEEVGCLTTVTDPELLERLFAAARKVKEEIYGRRIVMFAPLYVSNLCKNVCKYCAFRSDNPAVTRRALTQEEVAQETRNIIDQGQKRILLVAGESYPEEDGLDYIFKCIDTIYSVKHGNGEVRRVNVNLAPLTVEEFKALHAKKIGTYQLFQETYHRPTYAQVHVSGRKSDYDWRVSAPGRAMEAGIDDIGMGVLFGLYDWRFEAMALMQHIAHLEKRFGVGCHTISVPRIEPAVGADMSYNPPHPVSDDDFRKLVAILRLAVPYTGMIMSTRETPEMRRETLALGVSQISAGSRTNPGGYCEEEKFDASQFSLGDHRPVDEVIRDVAELGYIPSFCTGCYRMGRTGADFMDLAKPGLIKSYCGVNALSTFMEFLVHYGSPETRAAGEACIAQALGEMPPNLREKASTMVEKVKAGARDVYV
- a CDS encoding family 10 glycosylhydrolase; its protein translation is MGRFALAVLLVSGCCAAFGAGAPLSGVYLHPVEYADAPGSAEERAALVDAALDKVAACGFTTLIPYANTSAGRDFWPSGAPETSAGGDWDALGVLAEKARARGLRVMPGFCLLISGHEEPRGILTAHPEWALRAADGKPQGYISPANPAARAWVVAHLRSMVEHIRPDGVMLDYLRYPSQGNIRLDPEGEKMFDSQAPEGETPAARKARFQQFKEDAITALMTELNAMLRETVPGIRTGLYTWGASVASGSPVGQCWPRWVRAGMLDVLNVSGYCYTENYGEKYMEVFETRLRDAAALAREAGGKVELTFALGVVTSHGGVKKPEEIGEYLAVARKAGYDGVAAFAWRTMEKYTDDAARAGWFKLSPAPGDTGK
- a CDS encoding pyrroline-5-carboxylate reductase; this encodes MNTCTGTLGFLGFGNMGLAIAAGLLDRKVYPAKRILVFDPESARQAAAREMGLRVVETPRELAAAADTLMFAVKPQVWRAAAESLASALRGDALVLSIMAGVPIAALRAALGGKAKVIRIMPNTPAMVRAGAAGIAPGPGCGEADADLARTVFEAVGVAEIVKEKDLDAITALSGSGPAYFFLLVECLTKAAVAEGLDEAVAARLAAQTALGAGRLLAESGEPASVLRERVTSKGGTTFAALETFRARNFEETVLAAVQAAAARSRELGK